AAGCCTCACATGTTTGCTTCCTCTGTTACCAATCTTTTTGCTGGTGAAAGACAACACCTACCATCGGGTTTGAGGGGTGCAACTCATGAGGTGCCCTTGATGCATTAGGAATGCTGAATCAGACTTTTGTGGATTTTTAGCGTGCTGACAGAACTGCAACAACATGTGTGACAATCAACAGAGCTTTGTGCCTGAGCACTTCCAAAAGTTGTTGAAACACCTTCAAATTTAGCCTCAGGAAAGGCTCCCCTACAACAGATCAACATCATCGTCTCACTGGTTTGGATGATGAAAGCGAGGCACAGAGACTCTGATAAGCCCTCCTGCAGGCAGCCATGTGGGAGGTGTGCCCAGGGCTTTCCCATGACGTTTCAACAGCTGAAGACAGAATTATAATGGCATTCCATTCCTTGCACCCACAAAACCAGgagttactatttttttcagaccaAATACCATGTGTTTAGGGTCCCTATGTCTCCACTGACTAATGCCTCTGATGTCTGCTGCTCCTACGCTACCCTCTCAAATGCAGAAACACTGAACTCCTTACTCCAAAGAAATCTGGAACAtggagagctgcagagaagTTAACTCAGTCTCAGTGTGTTCCACCTTTGTGTTGGAACAAATCCAGCTTGTGGCTGTGGGAAGATGAGACAGTGCTGGCTTTGGATGGTAGCACTGGATGGGGTCCAAGGGGGTGCAGATAGCGCTACCAAGTTACGTGATTCTTTCACACCCATCCCAGGTGCAAGGAAGATCAAAATGAATGATCACTTCTGTATTGACAATGAACATAGGGAAGGAAAATTAGTTGTTGGGGAATCATGTGTGTTCATGACTGTTCAATGGAAACTTTTCAAAATCAAGTGCCACATTCAGACAGTCCTATTTCAGATGTACTGAGAACCCACAGTTCCTAAGAGTCACTAGGGACGACTTCAATAAATAGAAACTGACCTCTGAGTCCTGGTGCAGTGAAACTCATGCCTGCATATCCAGGCTGTGAAATCCAGATACAAGATCATTCTGAAGCACACTAGAGTCTTAAAAAATCGGGCATCAAGGAATTCTCCCATAGCTATTCCACTACTGGAAGTCTACATGCCCACTGTACCCTTTTGCAGTAACATGGTACAGTACAGCACAGTGACAGCTGACGGACCTAAAACGTCTCTGTGCGCACTCTACAGTCTTCATCATAATTTGGGGAGTAGCAGGTGGgcagctttaaaatacattgcaaCTCCTTTAGATATCATGCAAACTTTATGGTCCAAAATTCAAGTTAATCAGGTTTTGAAGTGTCTCATCACAATGTCGTCAACCAAACTTCCATTCcacttctgaaaactgaaatctgtGCCCAAAACATTGTAACCACGCGTTCAGACCACCAATGTATTCCTGTTGCTTTgagtttgttttccagttctggattatattttgctttccttaacAACTTCATGATTCCAGTGTTACCCAAGTCAAACGAGACTGCCCAAAACCCATGTATACAGAAAATCCTGGTTTGCAGTAATTATGTTCATAATCTGCATTCACCCCTTCCTCCGCAGCCTGCTGGATTCTCAATTCTTTCCTCAACCTCATTCTTTTCCCTGTCTTCCTTCTCCACAATCATCTGCCCTTCTGGTCTCAAGGTACTCTTCCCTGCTATTTTCCCAGTATATTCTCTTTCAAGTACACCAGGTTTGCTGTGACTTGGAGGACTACTGTATTTGCCTGTGAACCTGGGCCATGGCCAGAAGCTTTCCTGAGCTCAGCTGGGGTTCTTTGCTTAGGTGGAAGTGCTTTGGGGCACTGCACCTAGAGATGGCCATGTACCAGATACAAGGCAGTGACAGCAGATTTTGTGGCATGTAGCAAAGAAAGAGCGAGTTGGGCCCTCAAAAGCTTTCTTCagtctgtgaggaaaaaaatgaaagaggtaACCGCACTGAGAAAGTGTCAGGTGTAAGTAATACTTCTGCCCAGgtctttcatttcaaatacacattttaacaACTTAACaaccaggttaaaaaaaaccccaaccacacaaacaacaaaacaccacaagCAATCATTATTATTACTCCAGAGGCCAGCTGAGGCTGGAACGCATTGCAGTAGGTGCCATGCAAATGGTAAAACAGACTGTCTGCCCGAATGAGCTTACCCAGACAGGACAGGCTGCTGGTAAATGCAAGGCAGGGAACTGAATCACagagaaaacattgttttcatttctctccctttaaaaataaagcagataaTGTAAGTTGATCTGACTACCGTTGGTAAAGATAGCGACCAACAGTTCGGCACTAACGCTCCAGAGGAGAGTTCGGCCGAGCCGTCTGCAGAGCCCACGCACCAACGATCAACAGAACGCACTTACCAGATGTGCAGACAGCTGAGCACCGCGAAGACGATCCCCACGACCAGGGCCAGCGGTATGGCAAGGACCAGGGTCAGGAGCTTGTAGATCAGGTACTTGCTGAGCTCAAAGAGAGCGTGGCTGCAGATCCAGACTTTGTCGAAGGAGTGGGTTAGCTCGGGCTCCGCGATCACATCCTCGAACCCCATCTGGAACAAGAAGCGGCTCTGCCGTTACGGGGAGCCGGGACGAGGGGACACCAGCCCCGCCGCGGGCCCCGGCCCAGCCGCCGATCCCGATCCCGATcgccggccccgcccgccccgcggcccGGCGCAGCTCCCCGCCGGGCTGGGTCGGTCCCCGCGGCCGCGGTCCGGCTCGCACCTGGAGGTGGGTGTTCAGCCCGTGGGGGTCGCGGTCCAGCTCGTCCTCCGCGCACTTCTCCGCCTCCGATAGCGCGGGGCCGCCGCTCCGCGGGAAGTTGTCGTCGTCCATGAAGATGCGGGTGTCCGCCTTCTCCGTCTCCAGCCCCATGGCGCTGACCGCCGCTCCGCggctcccggcccggcccggccctgccctgccccatcCGCTGCCGCGgcgcccgcggccccgccgggctggggcggagcggggctgcccgggACACGCCCcgcgggccgcgccgccgccggggccggagccggagccgggaGTAGCCGGGAGCTCCCGAGATCGGGAGTCGGGGTGAGCGCAGCGGGGCAGCGGGGGACCCTCCTTCTAGCAGCCCCAGCCGCCCCTCGCCTTGGCGGCCGCGTTACGGGTCGGGACTTCCAGCCGGGCTGCCCCATCCATCCGGGCTCGGATTCCCCATTCATCTGAACTGCCCGGCCCGCAGGCCCCGCGGTGTTTCACTGCGGCCTCACGCATGACTGACGTTTGTAGGAGCAAGCGCTTGTGCCATTGCAACAacaggcagcaggaaaaaaaaagttggggcGATTGTGCGTTAGACCGTATTTGGCCGTATCTGCTGCCTTCTTTGCAGCCGTAGGGAGTATGTggaaaagaagggggggaagaaaggtgTGTTGGCACTGCCCACCGAGGTTCCCATGTCCAGCCCCGCCGGTCTGTCACACTCCAACATTACTTGCTTGGATCGTGCTCCCTAAACTCCCTAAACTAATTGTTGCATCCATCATTACAAGCTATTATTGTGCCCTCTTTGGGTTTTAGCTTCAGTTCACACGaattatttcctctgttttatttGAGAACATGTTTCAACTCTAAGAGTGATCTATATAAAAGTGAGCAAATTGCTATAATGACTGCTAAAAGTATTTGATAATATTGATAGGCAGCGTGAGCTCATGAGCTGTCAGGAGTACATTCTTGCTGCATTCAATAACCAGGATCATCCGTCACTTTCAGAAAGAGACATTATTAATCAATGATCCAATCTTGGTAAATTAGAAGGAAGCTGGTACCggtaattttctttaattttcaccACTGCATTAAATTAAGAATAGCTTTAAGCTTTGAGAAGCTCACAGGGAAGTGATACAAAAATAACTATGCAAGGTTTGGGTAGGAAATCACCTCATACAATGCTCTGGACCTTATCGCATTGTTCTTGACCGGAtaacttctgcagaaaagcttCACATCTATGTGTAACTCATGTTGATGCTTTTTTCTCCCACGCTGATGAGTTTAGCGTTACTGGTGTCATGTAAATGGTTTGGATCCAGCAGTGTAACTGTGGCTCATTAAGTATAAAAGCCTGCAAATACAAGTTTACAACAGGTTCAAATGCAAGCAAAGAACCAGTGTGATGACTCAAGACGTACTTATGAGCTGCCTTTCTATCCCCCCAATTCCTCTTTGTTCCGTGAGTGGGAGGAATAAAAAGCAAGGTAGGAGCAACCAGCAGAGGATCCCAAAATAACCCCGTGGCTACTGAAGTCAGAGCATACTGGTTTACATCAGCTGCTTTCTAACTTCCTCCTCACTAGAGGCATGCATGGGGTGCGTGTGCACTACCAGGGGGCTGCTTTTGAAGAACTCTACCTGTTTCCCAACCACTCCTGCTACATCTCACTCTGCCAACCAACTGGAGCTCCACTTGCTCAGCTCCAGCTTTGCTAAAAGCTAGGGGGTGGTTCTTCTTGCAAGGTTGCCCAAATCACAGTCTGCCACTGGAGAGTGGTTTTGCAGTATCAGCCccctttataaaaaaaatcaaagagcaCTTTTTGTTAATGCCCATCTGTTTGTTGAAATCTGCTAATGTAATGACTGATAATGTCTGTCAAGACAGCACTGtggaaaattaagtttttctttgtaatcTCTGAGGATTTGATGATTTGAAATAAAGTGGTGATGCAATTGCTCctgaaagaataatatttttcatgaaaagcctgtttaaaagcaataaaagctcaAGGCTGTAGATGACTTGGGATGTTGTTTATTAAGAACCCCTTAAAACATGCTGTTTTCAATAACTTTGGTAGTTATTTTCGAAATGATTTGTGTATGAATTATCAAGTGAGGTTGATGGCAAAGTCTGAGCAGTGTCATGCTCTGATCCCTGGCTTTTCTGGCAAATGTACAGAAAACAAGGAGGCATATACAGTGTTCAGTAAGGGGGATTTTTCCAGTTTCCCATCCCAGGGCTGCCAGGCTCAGCTTTCTGCCAGCATGGCTGGACAGAACAGTTTGAAGGACAAAAGTAAGAGTAGAGAACAATGACCACAAACAGGGTGGAAATCTTCTCCAGGCTTATATAATGTTCTGTAATATCCTTTGGAcagatttgatttgatttgatttgatttgatttaaaatcTCTGTGTAGGTAACAGCCAAAGAATTATATCATGTGACATGAAATGCATGTGTATGTGCTTGTGTTTCCACACTTTGGCCCAGAGGTAGTTCTTTATGGTGCTAAACTTCTACTTGAAGGTCCCATCAGCTATTGAGGAGTTATACTGTATCTCCAATTTCTAAGCATTACAcattttgctgctgtatttttaacaaGTGGAAGGGTGCAATTGTTCGTTATTACAACTTCTTTGTATTAGAATAGTCTCTCAGAactttcccagagaagttgtggcagccccctccctggaagcgttcaaggccaggctggatggggcttttgggcagcctggtctagtggagggtgtccctgcccatggcaggggggttggaactaggtgatctttgaggtcccttccaacccaaaccattctatgattctatgaatttattGCTGTACAGACTGCACAAACATTGAACAAGTAGTCTCTCAAAAAGCTTGTAATCAAAAATATAGGCCCAGGGATGAACAATGGATGTGGACATATAGATGGGGCATTCCAGGACACAAGCAAGGCTGTAGTAAGCTCAGTGGTTTTATTACTGTGTTTTCGTACACATTGTTGGAAAGGGAGTTTTAAGAACTGGTTTGGAGAAGGACTATGAAGACGTGTCTTGCATTTCATAGCAATTCCTCTGAGGTGTGAGGTGCAGCGAAGGGGAAACAGCCCAGCTCACACACAGATTTTTGGAAGAGGGAAGTTCTCAGCAAAAAAGTTTTCATATCTGTCAGTGGCAAAGAATGGGTTAAGTCGGTTACATTCAGACTCTAACCAACGTGTAATTTTATTGAGAAATGTGGACTCaattcaacatttattttataaggaTGTTCCTGTTTAAGCTTTGAGAGTTACTTTGATTATTGTAGTGCTTAGACAGATAGAAACGGTCTTTCCTGACCACGGCAAGGATGTCAGTTGTATGTCTTTTGGCAAAAGCTTTCACAATTATACTTTGCATTTGAGAAAGATCCCCGATCTTTGTGACAAGGCCATGGATAATGGCCGGTTGGGCCTCATCTATTCTATTTTGCTTGTCTGGATGAGTTCAGTTCTCAGGGtattcttttcatctttcccCTGTCccttttataaattatttctaacCTGATCTTAAGTTATCATATCATGTTTAGCATATACATagcaatttacattttcaaaaagataaAGGAGAAGGAATCCTATTAATTTCTCTTGTAATTTCATTGGAGTTTTGACAGGTGTGTGCTTCAAATATGTTATTTTCAAGATTGGTATTGAAGATCTTAATGATTTCAGAGGAGCTGCGAGAAGAGTCTTTTATTTTATCCTCATATCTCTGTGATGTGTCTGGGGAATTTTTGCTACCACCATTTCACAGATGGGCTGCCGGGATACAAAATGTCAGATGGGCTCTAAATATTTGTGTACATTAGGAGTGAGGTGTAAAAACGGTGGCTGCAGCCCTCACCTGGCCATGTGGTGAGCGTGGAAGGGAGAGGCAGCTGCGCAGCTGAGAATTCAAGAAGTGAATCAGGCAGTATTAGTGGAGAGGTTACAACCCCTTTTCCCAATTTTCCTTCTGATAAATGCGTGCCTGGTGTAAATCCATTTGAAGGAAGCAGGTGTAGCAAACTGAGAAATTTGGGTGGCATTCAGGGATATGCAAGATGCATTAAACTGAGGCAAAACCTGAAGGATCTTGGAGATTAAAGATATGGATTAGAATCTagaatttcttgttttcaaagtgGGCAGATTAAATATTCAGATTTGACACATACAGAGAGATTTAAGCTGCAAACTCCAACACGTTGTCTTGATGTAGACATATCtacataagcaaaaaaaaaaaaaattaaataaaattactcaTTTGAAGAGTGTACATAAGAAAAGCTGATGGGAGAGTTTTGGAAAAAGTGGGTGAATCATATCTGTGCTAATTTTTTACCACTGAAGCAGCGACTCTTTACTTGTTCCATGAAAAAGGATAATAAAGTCCTGTGTCTGTGTATGGAAACTCCCTTGCTCTCAGTTGCTTTTCTTGTAGTTTTCTGCCCAGTGGAGTGTAAAATTCACTGTTTTTCGGTGATCAAACAATGTAAACAAGTAGAAGCCACagctaaacatttttatttattttcccagatTATATCCAATGCTGCTGAATTTAAGCCAAAAGCTTCTATGAAGACTGGTTTTATATCTGTCAGGGTGAAAGCTGCTTAGAGAGTCAGAGTAGACATGGCACAATAAATGTGTCCAGATCAAAAACTGGTTGCAGAAATGATTTTAGGATTTTCTGGATCTCTTTTAGACAAGCTATGTTAGTGGTAATAGACATGTTTATAGTAGCTTTCAGCATAGCCTCTGTTTTCTAagatgagaaaggaagaaagaaagtaCTCCCATGAGGTCTCCTGAGTTACTGTTTTGATGATTTACCAGTTAGTGCTCAAATGGTCTCCAGCGAGGGGGTGAGAGAGTTTGCTGTTTAATACCAACAGTGGGAATACAGCTCCTCGTGAGCAGATGGAGAGCGTGGGGAATAGCAAAGGGGCTGGGCTCCGacatttttagatatttttctttttttcaatcaGTAGAGgtctggaaatgttttcaatgAGTTTTCATAATTCATTCTCATCTTTtaattgtgggtttttttcagtttttgcttCTCACTGCAATTTATAGGATGTATCAGCAGAGCTGTTATTAATGTGTCAGCATATGTTACAGGGTAAAACTCACAATGAGTCAGTGGGGCCCAGATCTGAGTGCTGAAATAAGTAATGATCTAGTGAAAAAAAGTCCCAGGTTGGGATTTGGGGCTGACTGCACCTGTGATACGTACTGCAGTGTTTACAGCAGTACAGGGACTCTTATAATCAATGTTTCCTGTATGCTTAAGCATGTTAAAGATTATAAGGAACTCTAATGGGGTTTGAGAAAGTATTTAAGACAAGTGGGCTAGCTGCATGTTGTAAAAGGTTGGGAAAGGGATGTAGAGTACGGAGAGCTGCTCAGGTCTGGATGGTGACTCATGAGCCTCTTCATGCTCCAGGCCTGCCATGGCTGGGGAGGAAGACCATCTGCTTAAACCTTGCACACGGTGGTCAGACAGCCAGCTGCTACTGTTCAGCTGACCAGTGGTAGCTCGTTAAAATGTGGTGACCCAAGTGTTGACGACTGTTTATTCATATAAGCAGAGCAAAGAAGAGTATTAAAGTTTGGTGTAGCGTAAAACCAGAACCTGAATGCTGATCAGAACTTCAGAGCTTGTATGGTTCGcccactgaaattaaaaaggaaaagagatatTGTGGAGGAGATATGCAAACAGCTCTGGTGCTGATGGGATCTGTAGGAAGGACGAGATGATTTATCCATGAGCTTCCAACACTTAAACCGGATTCTGATGGAAAATCATTATAAAAGCAGTAGCTGTGCTTGGCGGCTCTCTGTTGCAAACATTCTGTGATTAGCTGTCAGTGGTGGAAGGTCCTGCTCTTTAGCTTGGATCACACCATGTTTTCTGGAGATTGATAAATGCTCTGGTTTAATTAGGACTCTGCTAACTGTTGCTTTATACTTCTGTTGACGGAGTGTTGCTTTGCAGGACGCTAATATCTGGTGGGAAGCAGGTGGTGACTGGGGATGTGAAACAGGGTGCTGTCATTGGTggatgacttttaaaaaaatgaaaatcaaaccCTTCCACTCCTCCATAGCTGCCACAAGCTTAGGTGCTTTgaacatgtaaaaaaaaccctgatagTTTTTTCTGAAGACACAGATTCCTATCCATTCAGCAGCTGGATCAAATACATCTCAGATCTGTTTATGAAAGCCATCCATCTGGAATCTGACTTTAAATGTGACAATAATTTGATTTAGACTAGCATGgtttaatttgcatttctaaaCCACACTTCAGGGGTTTACTACCACTAAGTTTTCCAGATGATTTCTGCAACTTGCTAGTTGACAACTTTCTAGGTCAAAATCTCTTTGATCTTCTCACAGGTTTCTGCTCTTTTCATGCTTTGGATATGGAAAGGGAATACTGAGCATGTAATGATTGAATTAGGTCATTCTCTTGTGCAGTTCCTTTGCAAAAATACTTGCGATCTGATAAACTACTTATCCTAAGAATGCATTTTTTGGTCTGTTTGCAATGTGTTCATGAGCCAGAAAGTCTCCAAGGAATTTAGGACATTCTCAGCAAGAAATTAATCCAACCTTGGAGAAAAAacaagcccccccccccttttttttttgctaaaatatatattaaaaatattttccattcttatCCATCATATAGTTTTAGAATGGCTTATTGAAAAGCCAGAAATAAATATAGGTCAGCTGTGTACAAAGTGATGAGTTTTCCCTTTCCAAGGCATTGGCCAGTCCTACACTTTGGGTTCATAAGGGTCTGACTTTTACTTGCACAAGGAGTGCTTCACAAACaccgttgttttttttttccttaatctatactttatttatctttttatagTCTGATAACTTGGTTGAATCTTGACTTATTTAGgtaaattaagtaatttttgaGGTAAAAACCTTCCTTTGTGAAAATGGATCCTGCTTTGTGAAAAGTAGAATTTGCAGAGTACTTTTTCAAAAAGggcataaaattttaaaatatctgctttGAAAACTACACTGAGAAGAGCGGAGGAGAGAgtggaagacaaatgccagTGTGAGCAGTTGATATTTTTGCTAACTATTTTGAGTCAAATAAGTGTATTTGTTCCCATTCTTGAAGGTGCACTTGGATTACATTCCTTCTCTCTGTAAGAGTTCTGTAGTATGACTTGGCCTGCCCTTATGCTGTCCATGCAACTACTCCATGTATTAtgacacacatatatataatatatatacatatatatacacattataTGTACAAATGTTTATCTATTACTGTGTTTTGCTCTGTCTAGCTTATCCAAAGAAAGGAGATACAAGGAGATAGAATGCAAAGTGACTTTCCAGACAGGATGTACATGATCAGTAGTCAAAGTCTCGCAAACTGTGATTAACCTTCAGTTGGATACTGCTGGGGTTTTTCCCTCCAGGCTGTTCCCTCCCAAGGCTATgtgctctttctctttctgtctgtcccATGGCTTTCTATTAAATCCAGATGGAATAAGGAAACCCTTGCCTAAATGAGTCAGCAGCACCCAGTGAGTTCaacaaatgctgaaagaaatgaTATGTATGTGATGCGTGCATCTTCAAATTTCCTTCAATGTTTGTGCTTGTGGCAGTGGTGCTAGGAGACATAGTAGAGAACAGTGACTAGGTTAGGGATAGGTTTGTTCTCCAAAGCTGTTTTGACCAAAGCTAGATGATGCTTGAATAAAATGCCAGCTATGCTGTCTTAGTAGCAAGGAACATTGAATTGTGGAGATGAACTAATAACAggaagatgacatttttaagaGACCTACTGTAGACAGATCTGGGAGAAGAAAACGTTGTTAGTCCTAGACTAGCAGATCTTTTACACATTCCGTGCTTGGGAGACTACTCGGTCTATTTTGGAAACCcagcatgcatttttcttttcttatttagtTGCCCTTCCTCTTTTGCCATAAAAGTCCCTCTCTTTTTGCATTCATGCCTTTCCAACTTTAGATTGCTGTATCTCTTTAATTGTCATAGAGCCAAGGTCTTAAAAATCCAGTTCTATTTTAGTCACTCACTATGTATCAgtctctccagctctctgatcagttttgctgttttctggactctttccattttctccctCAGTCTTTCTGATAGTTAGATGGCTATAACAGCATGTAAAATTCCTGGCAGGCACACAGAGAGTAAGGTCATCTACAGACAGATTTTCACCTCCCTTCTTTTTGTCATGTTGTGTTTGGGAAAACAGCTCAaacctgttttgtttgtattgcaAACAATGCGTCTAGTTTTTTAGTATGGGCTCTCTCAGGCATTATAGCTTTAAGATTAATCAGAATAAATGTTTGGCCTCCGCTGCCTCTGTTTATGCCAGCTGAAGGTCTGccccttttattttctgtaggcTGCTTCAATTCATAGctgggtttttgtttatttgtgtgtatgtgtgtggtcATGTTCCTTCATTGacactatttattatttttacatgccttgcttcttttcctctttgacaAAGAATACTATCTCAAGAGTCCTATCCTCCGATGAGAAACCTGTTAGCCCTACAGCTGAAATAAGTCAAAGCTCCAGCTTTTCGAGCTGAACCCTTGGGAATAAGGGCAGAATCAGAGACTTGAATGTCAAAGTACTCGATGACTGTATCCAGGCTATATATGGTAAAACAACCCAGGCAATACTCTGAATTCTAGGCCACTCCTGAGACTTAGCCCCATCTTGCCCTTTGAGGCAGTTTTCCCTCAAACTGAGCTCCGGCTCCTTAAAAATCCTGCATGCGCTGGGCCAGGCGATGCTCTGAGAAGGTTCCTGGGGCCCTTCTGAGGAAGCACCCAGGAAGCATATCTCTCATCCCCAAAGTACAAAGGCAACGAAGGCGCACATATGTCTACACTTTGTTGTTGTGTTGGTGACTATCTAAAACATATACTGGGCACTCTGAACCTTTGAATATCAAGTTTATTAGATAATATTGACATATTATACTgagagcgtggcaagcctgaGGCATTTCTTGGATTATGACtcattctgttttccatttcagcagCTCCAGGTTTATACTGGTGCCTTAACCAAGTACTTTAGATTTGTTTAACTCTTTTCATTGTAGGCTTTTTAGCCTACTTCAAATTTGTTAgtaaaagagaagcaaaagacAGGAGAACACAGCTTTTGAGGTCCTTCTGACATGAATATAGAAGTACCAGTATGGTCATCTGAACACTGAGAGCTGATAGATGagggctttgtttttctctatatATAGCTCCTGGCAAGACATCTGTGCTTTTTGTGCTATATTGTCTTTATCTGTGTGACTCATTACCATTTCATTGTGTGGGaatgaaatgcagttttgtCAGGTTCATGTTTATTAATCCTGTGAAGCATATCAGGGAACACATTTGCCTTTATAGGTGCCCAGTGTGCCATTTAAAATTCTCTTAGTGTGTGCTGCACGATACTGTATACATAACTTCCAGCTGTATCatgaaaattcaaaactttCTGGCAAACTCTGCAGTTTTTTATAGTCTATATCCTGGTGACATTGTATGAGTACCCAAATTCTCAGAAACAGTATATTAAATCATTTTAGTCACTTAGTTTGCCTCTTTGGTATACCACTTACTTCTTGAACTGATTTGTAATAAGGAAAAGTACTGTTCAGCATGCTTGGTAGGGAAAGCTATGAGGAATGTGaaagctgttttaaataataGACTCTGCCTGCTGTGTGTGATAAGATGGATGCAATCGGCATCTTCACAGTGAGTCTGAAAACACAATAAGGACTCAACTCTGGGATCACCAGAAAGTCTGATGAGAGAGCAACATATCATGTTGTTTTCTAGTTCTTCTCTTGCTCCAGTGGAGATATATTTTGCCCAGTCCTTGATTTGCAGTAGATCAGGTCAATGGTATGGGTAGGGTCAAAAAACCCATCGCTCTTTTCCTAGCTTGCTGCCTGCCCATCCCATTGTTAGGAAGCAGATGACTGGTTTCACCTTTGTGTTGTTGCCTGTGATGATCTTTGTTAGTGCCGGGAGGAAAGCGGAGGTGCAAAGGCACACAGAAGAGTCCATTGCTATGCACAATGAGTGCATAGGATGAAGCACAAGCCTGCCCGCAACTGTTACCAGCAGAAATAGCAGTGCAACCTTTAGGGCTAGGCATTCTGCAGATTGACCGGGatgtattttactgaaaatgctCAGTTTGCCTGGGAAGACCTCCTGTGAGAGGCTGGCTAggaagcatctttaaaaaataaatgagtgtgCAGTTGCAACAAAGGGCTGTGCAGTCTAACTGTTCCTCTACTAGGTGtcgaaagaaaaaaagagtcacCTGTCATACGTAGGATACAGAAtattctggtatttttaaagatactagACAGGCCTgtaagaaaatttcttttctttctgttttgttccatTCAGAGACATTATCTCCAGATCACTGTGACAAGAAAGAGCATGTATTTACAGATGTCCTGGCTAAACCATGTCAACAGAGTATTACAGGGTGTCTCTAACAGAACATAGCTGAAGGCAATATAATCTGGAGAAAGCTGCCTCATAAATTCCATCCTATCTCATGACCCATCCAGCAAAGGTGGTTTTGTTCAGACACCGATCAAAACCCACCTATCATCATGTAGGCAGGGAA
This sequence is a window from Balearica regulorum gibbericeps isolate bBalReg1 chromosome 1, bBalReg1.pri, whole genome shotgun sequence. Protein-coding genes within it:
- the CAV2 gene encoding caveolin-2; amino-acid sequence: MGLETEKADTRIFMDDDNFPRSGGPALSEAEKCAEDELDRDPHGLNTHLQMGFEDVIAEPELTHSFDKVWICSHALFELSKYLIYKLLTLVLAIPLALVVGIVFAVLSCLHIWIVVPFVKTCLMVLPSVQTIWKSLTDVFVVPFFQSMGRCFAMVNIRLDQE